The following are encoded in a window of Alkalidesulfovibrio alkalitolerans DSM 16529 genomic DNA:
- a CDS encoding NADH-quinone oxidoreductase subunit B translates to MAAPDIGLRPVQGGVEPPLVDIPPLNQFFDLCRAMSLWPMTFGLACCAIEMMAVGMARFDISRYGAEVFRPSPRQSDLMIVAGTVSRKMAPAVVRLYEQMPSPKYVMALGNCAISGGPFHFKGQYGIIEGIDKLIPVDVYIPGCPPRPEGLLEGLFQIQAKLTGKRFWPAPKLPPVKGEQA, encoded by the coding sequence ATGGCCGCGCCGGATATCGGACTGAGGCCGGTTCAAGGAGGCGTCGAGCCCCCCCTGGTCGACATCCCTCCCCTGAACCAGTTCTTCGACCTGTGCCGGGCCATGTCACTGTGGCCCATGACCTTCGGCTTGGCCTGCTGCGCCATCGAGATGATGGCCGTGGGCATGGCGCGGTTCGACATCTCGCGCTATGGCGCGGAAGTGTTTCGGCCCTCGCCGCGCCAGTCCGACCTGATGATCGTGGCCGGCACGGTCTCGCGCAAGATGGCTCCGGCCGTGGTCCGGCTCTACGAGCAGATGCCCTCGCCCAAGTACGTCATGGCCCTGGGCAATTGCGCCATCTCCGGCGGCCCGTTCCATTTCAAGGGCCAGTACGGAATCATCGAGGGCATCGACAAGCTCATCCCCGTGGACGTCTACATCCCCGGCTGTCCGCCACGCCCCGAGGGGCTGCTCGAAGGACTCTTCCAGATCCAGGCCAAGCTCACGGGCAAGCGCTTCTGGCCCGCGCCCAAGCTGCCGCCGGTAAAGGGGGAGCAGGCATGA
- a CDS encoding NADH-quinone oxidoreductase subunit A produces the protein MVFSWLNLGIVLALFAGLAFAAGPLFGSILLAPKWRGGDHAMPYECGMTPHGGSWMRFSVNYWIYALIFLAFDVDVLYLFPVAAHYADSEGWLPLVKVTIFIVVLALGIVYFWRKGVFAWPRRISD, from the coding sequence GTGGTCTTCTCCTGGCTGAATCTCGGAATCGTTCTGGCCTTGTTTGCCGGTCTGGCATTCGCGGCCGGGCCGCTCTTCGGATCAATCCTCCTTGCCCCGAAATGGCGTGGCGGCGACCACGCAATGCCGTACGAATGCGGCATGACGCCGCACGGCGGATCATGGATGCGCTTCAGCGTCAACTACTGGATCTACGCGCTCATCTTCCTGGCCTTCGACGTGGACGTGCTCTACCTCTTCCCAGTGGCGGCGCACTACGCCGACTCCGAAGGCTGGCTGCCGCTCGTCAAGGTGACCATCTTCATCGTCGTGCTCGCCCTGGGCATCGTGTACTTCTGGCGGAAAGGAGTGTTCGCATGGCCGCGCCGGATATCGGACTGA
- a CDS encoding molybdopterin-dependent oxidoreductase: MARQKVFSVCGMCTVRCPIQVDVANNEVMFIQGNPHSGLKGALCARGAAGYALTQDDERPQYPMIREGKRGEGKWRRASWDEAFAYVAERLSAIQEKYGKESVIWSDRGGPFVDLHQAFVRGLGSPNYHNHDTACARGVQHACKSVVGIGRKELVYDYKNSKHIVLQTRNILEAINVAEVNSVLDALDAGCKLTVIDVRATVTAGKADNFFLIRPGTDYAFNLGVIHALIDSGRYDKEYVDAHVNGFDELVKFIRPYTPAWAAEECGISEKALLKFANQLADAAPSVIWHPGWMTARYQDSFYVSRTAYIINALLGAIGAKGGLPFANKPGDVGAKGLKKFVDLFPKPEGKRADGAGWKYPHIDAGPGMINLAYDAAVSGDPYPVKAYICHRHDPLMAFPDPDALKKKWEALELIVAVTFSWSDTAWNADVVLPMSPYLERESPLAQKGGLKPQFFVRKRALAPRYDTKADWEIIAGLSKALGLEPLAFESAEQMWEFQLQGTGKSLADFDAKGFVELCEKPNYQNIAEVKIATPSGKLEIVHPKWEQDGLMSLRPYVSPEKPPKGRFRIIFGRCGVHTQGHTVNNKLLFEQMPENVLWLNTASAKALGVSNGDPVKVSNGSYGGVIKAFVNDFVHPEAAFMVHGFGHKLPPESRAYGKGVADQELMVGGLENWSREGGYICMQEHFISVAKA; the protein is encoded by the coding sequence ATGGCAAGGCAGAAAGTCTTCAGTGTCTGTGGCATGTGCACCGTGCGCTGTCCGATCCAGGTGGACGTGGCCAACAACGAGGTCATGTTCATCCAGGGCAACCCGCACTCGGGGCTCAAGGGCGCGCTGTGCGCGCGCGGCGCGGCCGGATACGCCCTGACCCAGGACGACGAGCGGCCCCAGTACCCCATGATCCGCGAGGGCAAGCGGGGCGAAGGCAAATGGCGCCGCGCGTCCTGGGATGAGGCTTTCGCCTATGTGGCCGAACGCCTCTCGGCCATCCAGGAGAAATACGGCAAGGAGTCGGTGATCTGGTCCGACCGTGGCGGCCCCTTTGTTGATTTGCACCAGGCATTCGTGCGCGGTCTAGGATCGCCCAATTACCATAACCATGACACCGCCTGTGCCCGTGGCGTACAGCACGCCTGCAAATCAGTGGTCGGCATCGGCCGCAAGGAACTGGTCTACGACTACAAAAATTCCAAGCATATCGTCTTGCAGACCCGGAACATTCTCGAAGCCATCAACGTGGCCGAGGTCAACAGCGTGCTCGACGCCCTGGATGCTGGCTGCAAGCTGACGGTCATCGACGTGCGCGCCACCGTCACGGCGGGCAAGGCCGACAACTTCTTCCTCATCCGCCCCGGCACGGACTACGCCTTCAACCTGGGAGTGATCCACGCGCTCATCGACTCGGGCCGCTACGACAAGGAATACGTGGACGCCCACGTCAACGGCTTCGACGAACTGGTGAAGTTCATCCGGCCCTACACCCCGGCCTGGGCGGCCGAGGAGTGCGGCATCTCGGAGAAAGCCCTGCTCAAGTTCGCGAACCAACTCGCCGACGCCGCGCCGAGCGTGATCTGGCATCCGGGCTGGATGACCGCCCGCTACCAGGACTCCTTCTACGTCTCGCGCACCGCCTACATCATCAACGCCCTGCTCGGGGCCATCGGCGCCAAGGGCGGCCTGCCCTTCGCCAACAAGCCCGGCGACGTGGGCGCCAAGGGCCTGAAAAAGTTCGTGGACCTCTTCCCCAAGCCCGAGGGCAAGCGTGCCGACGGCGCGGGCTGGAAGTATCCGCACATCGACGCCGGGCCCGGCATGATCAACCTGGCCTACGACGCGGCCGTCAGCGGCGACCCCTATCCGGTCAAGGCCTACATCTGCCACCGCCACGATCCGCTCATGGCCTTCCCTGATCCCGATGCCCTGAAGAAGAAGTGGGAGGCGCTCGAACTCATCGTCGCCGTCACCTTCTCCTGGTCCGACACGGCCTGGAACGCCGACGTGGTGCTGCCCATGTCGCCCTACCTTGAACGCGAGTCGCCCCTGGCCCAGAAGGGTGGCCTCAAGCCGCAGTTCTTCGTCCGCAAGCGCGCGCTCGCGCCGCGCTACGACACCAAGGCCGACTGGGAGATCATCGCCGGGCTGTCCAAGGCGCTCGGACTTGAACCGCTCGCCTTCGAATCGGCGGAGCAGATGTGGGAGTTCCAGCTTCAGGGCACGGGCAAGAGTCTGGCCGACTTCGACGCCAAGGGTTTTGTGGAACTGTGCGAAAAGCCCAACTACCAGAACATCGCCGAGGTCAAGATCGCCACGCCCTCGGGCAAGCTCGAGATCGTCCATCCCAAGTGGGAGCAGGACGGGCTCATGTCGCTTCGGCCCTACGTCTCCCCCGAGAAGCCACCCAAGGGCCGCTTCCGCATCATCTTCGGCCGCTGCGGCGTGCATACCCAGGGCCACACCGTGAACAACAAGCTGCTTTTCGAGCAGATGCCCGAGAACGTGCTCTGGCTGAACACCGCCTCGGCCAAGGCCCTTGGCGTTTCCAACGGCGACCCGGTCAAGGTCTCCAACGGCTCTTACGGCGGGGTCATCAAGGCCTTCGTGAACGACTTCGTGCACCCCGAGGCGGCCTTCATGGTCCACGGCTTTGGTCACAAGCTGCCGCCCGAGTCGCGGGCCTACGGCAAGGGCGTGGCCGACCAGGAACTGATGGTCGGCGGCCTGGAGAACTGGTCGCGCGAGGGCGGCTACATCTGTATGCAGGAGCATTTCATCAGCGTCGCAAAGGCTTAG
- a CDS encoding GNAT family N-acetyltransferase: MFRIRRVFDANLPADRQAVAFAQEVLRSQFQLLSEDEVEKLPGLLREPVRHGFRTVLFVAERASELLGFATVLHFTDVGFSYLDFMSVRPRLTGGGVGGALYEQVREDARQDSPLGLFFECLPDEETLCADPATLRQNAARLRFYERYGARPIVGTAYETPLTPDSDCPPYLVWDALARGRKLRQGPARQVARAILERKYKGSCPPSYVNLVVNSFRDDPVRLRPPRYVTAHRAGLDAAPGSPILTVVNDLHDIHHVRERGYVEAPARVSSILKALEAAGLSAQARPRHYGEAYIRAVHEGGFVDYLRRMCAALPPGKSLYPYVFPIRNAARPPKEMPVRAGYYCIDTFTPLNKNAWLAARRAVDCGLTAADAALSGRRLSYALVRPPGHHAERRAFGGFCYLNTAAVVADHLSRHGRVALLDIDYHHGNGHQDIFYRRADVLTVSIHGHPNFAYPYFSGFADERGEGEGLGANVNLPLAENVDGGAYVEALKKAIRRVDRFAPDYLVVSLGLDPAKGDPTGTWSLSGRDFAVNGAMLGALSLPTVVVQEGGYRIRTLGANARHFFSGLAKGAGETR; encoded by the coding sequence ATGTTCCGCATCCGCCGCGTCTTCGACGCCAACCTGCCCGCAGACCGCCAGGCCGTGGCCTTTGCCCAGGAAGTCCTGCGCAGCCAGTTCCAGCTTCTCTCGGAAGATGAGGTCGAGAAGCTGCCGGGGCTGTTGCGAGAGCCCGTGCGCCACGGGTTTCGCACCGTGCTCTTCGTGGCCGAGAGGGCCTCGGAACTGCTTGGTTTCGCCACGGTGTTGCACTTCACGGACGTGGGCTTTTCCTACCTCGATTTCATGTCCGTGCGGCCCAGGCTTACCGGTGGCGGGGTGGGCGGCGCGCTCTACGAGCAGGTGCGCGAGGACGCGCGCCAGGACAGCCCGCTCGGCCTCTTTTTCGAGTGCCTGCCCGACGAGGAAACCCTGTGCGCCGATCCCGCGACCCTGCGCCAGAATGCCGCCAGGCTGCGCTTCTACGAGCGCTACGGCGCGCGGCCCATCGTGGGCACGGCCTACGAGACGCCCTTGACCCCTGACTCCGACTGCCCGCCCTATCTCGTCTGGGACGCGCTGGCGCGCGGCCGAAAGCTGCGCCAGGGACCGGCGAGGCAGGTCGCCAGGGCCATCCTGGAGCGCAAATACAAGGGCTCGTGTCCGCCGAGCTACGTGAATCTGGTCGTGAACTCGTTTCGCGACGATCCCGTCAGGCTCCGGCCGCCGCGCTACGTGACCGCGCACCGCGCGGGTCTGGACGCCGCGCCCGGCAGCCCCATCCTGACCGTGGTCAACGACCTGCACGACATCCACCACGTGCGCGAGCGCGGCTACGTGGAGGCCCCGGCGCGCGTCTCCTCCATCCTCAAGGCCCTGGAGGCGGCCGGGCTCTCGGCCCAGGCCAGGCCCAGGCACTACGGCGAGGCCTACATCCGGGCCGTGCACGAGGGAGGGTTCGTGGACTACCTGCGCCGCATGTGCGCCGCGCTGCCGCCGGGAAAGTCGCTCTATCCCTATGTCTTCCCCATCCGCAACGCGGCCCGCCCGCCCAAGGAGATGCCCGTGCGCGCGGGCTACTATTGCATCGACACTTTCACCCCGCTGAACAAAAACGCCTGGCTGGCCGCGCGCAGGGCCGTGGACTGCGGGCTCACGGCGGCCGACGCCGCGCTCTCGGGCCGACGCCTCTCCTACGCGCTGGTGCGGCCGCCGGGGCACCATGCCGAGCGTAGGGCCTTTGGCGGATTTTGCTACCTGAATACCGCCGCCGTGGTCGCGGACCACCTCTCGCGCCATGGTCGTGTGGCGCTGTTGGACATCGACTACCATCACGGCAACGGACACCAAGACATCTTCTACCGCCGCGCCGACGTGCTCACGGTCTCCATCCACGGCCACCCCAACTTCGCCTATCCCTATTTCAGCGGCTTCGCGGACGAGCGCGGCGAGGGCGAGGGGTTGGGCGCGAACGTGAACCTGCCGCTGGCCGAGAACGTGGACGGCGGGGCCTACGTGGAGGCCTTGAAGAAGGCCATCCGCCGCGTCGATCGCTTCGCCCCGGACTATCTGGTCGTGAGCCTGGGCCTGGACCCGGCCAAGGGCGACCCCACAGGCACCTGGAGCCTTTCGGGCCGCGATTTCGCGGTCAACGGGGCCATGCTCGGGGCGCTCTCGCTGCCCACGGTGGTCGTGCAGGAAGGGGGGTATCGCATCCGCACGCTCGGGGCCAACGCGCGGCACTTCTTTTCCGGGCTGGCCAAGGGCGCGGGCGAGACGCGCTGA
- the tyrS gene encoding tyrosine--tRNA ligase, with product MNVFDELSWRGLVHQVSDADKVREYFATPGRVAYCGFDPSAPSLHVGNMVPLISLLRLKRAGHRPIFLAGGGTGLIGDPSGKEVERTLQDKSRIDASLEKIKGQVAKVFGGEVWVENNADWLLKLTAIELLRDVGKHFTVNWMMAKDAVKSRLAREDVGISYTEFSYMILQSYDYYHLFEKYGCMLQFGGSDQWGNITAGAELIRRKTGKEAYALTFPLITTADGKKFGKSEKGAIYMDPEMTPPTDFHNFWMLTDDRDVIRFMKFFTFLTREEIEDYEKEVAARPEKREAQKRLAAEMTRMVHGPEVLADIERAHAARFGGDAVDAGALYAAVRDSAPSVTYADAAALPDVPQMLVDLDFAPSKGKAKEFLKQGAVRINNQVFAEQVFTPGPDDLFDGSAFLLAMGKKKLGLVRLGVA from the coding sequence GTGAACGTCTTCGACGAACTTTCCTGGCGCGGCCTCGTCCATCAGGTCTCCGACGCGGACAAGGTCCGCGAGTATTTCGCCACCCCCGGCCGTGTGGCCTATTGCGGTTTCGATCCTTCCGCGCCGAGCCTGCACGTGGGCAACATGGTGCCGCTCATCTCGCTTTTGCGCCTCAAGCGCGCCGGGCACAGGCCCATCTTCCTCGCGGGCGGCGGCACGGGCCTCATCGGCGACCCCAGCGGCAAGGAAGTGGAGCGCACGCTCCAGGACAAGTCGCGCATCGACGCCTCGCTGGAGAAGATCAAGGGGCAGGTGGCCAAGGTCTTCGGCGGCGAGGTCTGGGTGGAGAACAACGCGGACTGGCTTTTGAAGCTCACGGCCATCGAGCTTTTGCGCGACGTGGGCAAGCATTTCACGGTCAACTGGATGATGGCCAAGGACGCGGTCAAGTCGCGTCTGGCGCGCGAGGATGTGGGCATCTCGTACACCGAGTTCAGCTACATGATCCTGCAATCCTACGACTACTACCATCTCTTCGAGAAGTACGGCTGCATGCTCCAGTTCGGCGGCTCGGACCAGTGGGGCAACATCACCGCGGGCGCGGAGCTGATTCGCAGGAAGACGGGCAAGGAGGCCTACGCCCTGACCTTCCCGCTCATCACAACGGCCGACGGCAAGAAGTTCGGCAAGTCCGAGAAGGGGGCCATCTACATGGACCCCGAGATGACGCCGCCCACGGACTTCCACAACTTCTGGATGCTGACCGACGACCGCGACGTGATCCGCTTCATGAAGTTCTTCACCTTCCTGACCAGGGAGGAGATCGAGGACTACGAGAAGGAAGTCGCGGCGCGACCCGAAAAGCGCGAGGCGCAAAAGCGGCTGGCCGCCGAGATGACCCGCATGGTCCACGGCCCCGAAGTGCTGGCGGACATCGAGCGCGCCCATGCGGCCCGCTTCGGCGGCGACGCAGTGGACGCGGGCGCTCTCTATGCGGCCGTGCGCGACAGCGCGCCGTCCGTGACCTACGCCGACGCGGCCGCGCTGCCCGACGTGCCGCAGATGCTCGTGGATCTCGATTTTGCGCCCTCCAAGGGCAAGGCCAAGGAATTCCTCAAGCAGGGCGCGGTGCGCATCAACAACCAGGTCTTCGCGGAGCAGGTCTTTACTCCCGGCCCGGACGACCTGTTCGATGGCTCGGCCTTCCTGCTCGCCATGGGCAAGAAGAAACTCGGCCTGGTGCGCCTGGGCGTCGCATAG
- a CDS encoding DMT family transporter: MAAQLVLILLAVAAGMTAPVQAGINVHLRSYLHSAYAASFTSFVIGTLALAGLLLLRRETVPFGAAFAQAPWWVWSGGFIGAFFVTVSIVVAPRLGAATMMALFVTGQMIAGLVLDHYGLIGFQQNSATPLRILGAALLIVGVILIRGF; this comes from the coding sequence GTGGCCGCGCAGCTCGTTTTGATACTCCTGGCCGTGGCCGCAGGTATGACCGCGCCGGTGCAAGCGGGCATCAACGTCCACCTGCGCTCCTACCTGCACAGCGCCTACGCCGCCTCGTTCACGTCCTTCGTGATCGGCACCCTGGCCTTGGCGGGCCTGCTTTTGTTGCGGCGCGAAACCGTGCCCTTCGGTGCTGCCTTCGCCCAGGCTCCATGGTGGGTCTGGAGCGGCGGCTTCATCGGGGCCTTCTTCGTCACCGTGTCCATCGTGGTCGCCCCGCGCCTGGGCGCGGCCACCATGATGGCCCTTTTCGTCACCGGCCAGATGATCGCCGGGCTGGTGCTGGACCACTACGGTCTGATAGGCTTCCAGCAGAACTCGGCCACGCCGCTGCGTATCCTGGGGGCTGCGCTGCTCATCGTGGGCGTGATTCTGATAAGGGGCTTTTAG
- a CDS encoding UbiA-like polyprenyltransferase yields the protein MPNQLAVFARMIKIEHSVFALPFAYTGMFWAADGWPGAKAFLLVTVAMVAVRSFAMAFNRLADLDIDRRNPRTQNRPLVTGEMSVRAAWIYTAVAALVFVLACWGMNPLVLKLSPVALAVAAFYSLTKRFTWLCHFVLGATLGFAPLGGWLAVVPEFTPAAVLLALGVTFWVAGFDILYACQDEEFDREQGLRSIPADFGVPTALTLSSFCHVNTAVFFLVAGWAAQAGAIYFGAMALIGLTLVLEHKLIKPDDLSKVNLAFFTLNGGIAVAVFGAVLLDLWF from the coding sequence GTGCCGAACCAGTTGGCCGTTTTCGCTCGCATGATCAAGATCGAGCACTCGGTTTTCGCCCTGCCCTTCGCCTACACCGGCATGTTCTGGGCCGCCGACGGGTGGCCCGGAGCGAAGGCGTTTCTCCTTGTCACCGTGGCCATGGTCGCGGTGCGTTCCTTCGCCATGGCCTTCAACAGGCTGGCCGATCTGGACATCGACCGCAGAAATCCCCGCACGCAAAACCGCCCCCTGGTCACGGGCGAGATGAGCGTGCGCGCGGCCTGGATCTATACGGCCGTGGCGGCGCTCGTTTTCGTGCTCGCCTGCTGGGGCATGAACCCGCTCGTGCTCAAGCTTTCGCCCGTGGCCCTGGCCGTAGCCGCATTCTACAGCCTGACCAAACGGTTCACCTGGCTGTGCCATTTCGTGCTCGGGGCCACGCTCGGCTTCGCGCCGCTGGGCGGCTGGCTGGCCGTGGTGCCGGAATTCACGCCCGCAGCCGTGCTTTTGGCGCTTGGCGTGACCTTTTGGGTGGCAGGCTTCGACATTCTCTACGCCTGCCAGGACGAGGAGTTCGACCGCGAGCAGGGGCTTCGTTCCATCCCGGCCGATTTCGGCGTGCCCACGGCGCTCACCCTGTCGAGCTTCTGCCACGTAAACACGGCCGTCTTCTTCCTGGTGGCGGGCTGGGCGGCCCAGGCCGGAGCGATCTACTTCGGGGCCATGGCGCTCATAGGCCTTACGCTCGTTTTGGAACACAAGCTCATCAAGCCGGACGACCTCTCCAAGGTCAATCTGGCCTTCTTCACGCTCAACGGCGGCATCGCCGTGGCGGTGTTTGGGGCTGTGCTACTGGACTTGTGGTTTTAG
- a CDS encoding histone deacetylase family protein, translating to MLKAANRLGIVFFPAYDWSLGPTHPEREERLLYTHDQLVEEGVFDIEGISEHKPEIASRDDVERVHFCFPEVESVCTRSHLAAAGGAITAARLVMEGAADKSFALVRPPGHHAMKSVHGTRGFCTINTEAVMVEWIRETYGHKRVAIVDTDCHHGDGTQDIYWHDPDTLFISLHQDGRTLYPGSGFPSECGGPSARGRTINIPLPPQTSDEGFLHVIDSLVLPLLDDFKPDLIVNSAGQDNHFTDPITNMNFSARGYALMNEKLSPDIAVLEGGYAIQGALPYVNLGIVLAMAGLDYSHVVEPDFDPERWRQSRQVGRYIEALCEELPKLYFNPPKEGRETLVGNWHVRMKEIFYDTDGIHESQREMLYDCAKCRGTLKIETRSGRVPLSLGVEIPLGACPVCRAEGYRAFEEAQLKGGFRYVQLINRADKDYQRVGF from the coding sequence ATGCTGAAGGCCGCGAACCGCCTGGGCATCGTCTTCTTCCCGGCCTACGACTGGTCGCTCGGCCCCACGCACCCCGAGCGCGAGGAGCGGCTGCTCTACACCCACGACCAGCTCGTGGAGGAAGGCGTCTTCGACATCGAGGGCATAAGCGAGCACAAGCCCGAGATAGCCAGCCGCGACGACGTGGAGCGCGTCCATTTCTGCTTCCCCGAGGTCGAGTCCGTGTGCACCAGATCGCACCTCGCGGCCGCAGGCGGGGCCATCACGGCCGCGCGGCTGGTCATGGAAGGCGCGGCGGACAAGTCCTTCGCCCTGGTCAGGCCGCCGGGACACCACGCCATGAAGAGCGTGCACGGCACCCGGGGCTTTTGCACGATCAACACCGAAGCCGTGATGGTCGAGTGGATTCGCGAGACCTACGGGCACAAGCGCGTGGCCATCGTGGACACGGACTGCCACCACGGCGACGGCACCCAGGACATCTACTGGCACGATCCGGACACTCTGTTCATCAGCCTGCACCAGGACGGCCGCACCCTGTATCCGGGCTCGGGCTTTCCCAGCGAATGCGGCGGACCGAGCGCGCGCGGCAGAACCATCAACATCCCCCTGCCGCCGCAGACCTCGGACGAGGGATTCCTGCACGTCATTGACTCGCTGGTGCTTCCGCTGCTCGACGACTTCAAGCCCGACCTGATCGTCAACTCGGCGGGCCAGGACAACCACTTCACAGACCCCATCACGAACATGAACTTCTCGGCCAGGGGCTACGCCCTGATGAACGAGAAACTCTCGCCCGACATCGCGGTGCTGGAGGGAGGCTACGCCATCCAGGGCGCGCTGCCCTATGTGAACCTGGGCATCGTGCTGGCCATGGCGGGCCTGGACTACTCCCATGTCGTGGAGCCGGACTTCGACCCCGAACGCTGGCGGCAGTCCAGGCAGGTCGGCCGCTACATCGAGGCCCTGTGCGAGGAGTTGCCCAAGCTCTATTTCAATCCGCCCAAGGAAGGCCGCGAAACCCTGGTGGGCAACTGGCACGTGCGCATGAAGGAGATCTTCTACGACACCGACGGCATCCACGAGTCGCAGCGCGAGATGCTGTACGACTGCGCGAAATGCCGGGGAACGCTGAAGATCGAGACGCGCTCGGGCCGGGTGCCGCTCTCGCTTGGCGTGGAGATTCCGCTCGGCGCCTGCCCGGTCTGCCGCGCCGAAGGCTACCGGGCCTTCGAGGAAGCGCAGCTCAAGGGCGGCTTCCGCTACGTGCAGCTCATCAACCGCGCGGACAAGGACTACCAGCGCGTCGGCTTCTGA
- a CDS encoding hydantoinase/oxoprolinase family protein: protein MLLGIDVGGTHTDAVLIDDGGIRGTFKTPTDHLDLLASVRGVLDWVAAEGDPFDIERVNLSTTLTTNAIVEGMTEEVGMFVVGGPGIDPHTFQLCRHFHVFGGATDHRGSVTRDFDRSAARAAADACEADGVRAFAAVSKFSPRNPAVEDALAEIIGQRADVVTRGHAVTGRLGFPRRLATAYFNSAVWRRFNEFAFAVEQGLRERGIRAKVNILKADGGTMPLSRAKSLPVESILSGPAASVMGIVSMCDIALDSLILDIGGTTTDIALFIGGAPLMEKEGITIGSYPTLVRGLLTTSIGVGGDSAISMLGEQVFVGPRRKGPCLCAGGAHPGLMDAFNHLGEATLGDVAASRAGIERLAAAHSVQPDWLAAKAVEAAVKAIHEACRDLVRRINERPVYTLHELIDGRRVVPKKVYLMGGPAQVMKLRLFKAFGLSVSVPKNFDVANAVGAALTRTTTSVELFADTEKRRMYVPSLDVSRVIEAGYSLADAERDARRALLGSLRQEGIPVREENLETTQAESFNMVVDGYPAGRNIRVACQIRPGILHRYKALLGRLC from the coding sequence ATGCTGCTCGGCATCGACGTCGGCGGAACCCATACGGACGCCGTGCTCATAGACGACGGTGGCATCCGGGGGACATTCAAGACCCCCACGGACCACCTCGACCTCCTGGCCTCCGTACGCGGCGTGCTCGACTGGGTCGCGGCCGAAGGAGACCCCTTCGACATCGAACGCGTCAACCTCTCCACCACCCTGACCACCAACGCCATCGTGGAGGGCATGACCGAGGAGGTGGGGATGTTCGTGGTCGGCGGGCCCGGTATCGATCCCCATACCTTCCAACTCTGCCGCCATTTCCACGTCTTTGGCGGGGCCACGGACCATCGCGGCTCCGTGACCCGCGACTTCGACCGCTCGGCGGCCAGGGCCGCGGCCGACGCCTGCGAGGCCGACGGCGTGCGCGCCTTCGCGGCCGTGTCCAAATTCTCCCCGCGCAACCCCGCCGTGGAGGACGCCCTGGCCGAGATCATCGGCCAGCGCGCCGACGTCGTCACGCGCGGCCACGCCGTCACCGGACGCCTGGGATTCCCCCGCCGCCTGGCCACGGCCTACTTCAACTCGGCGGTCTGGCGACGCTTCAACGAGTTCGCCTTCGCCGTGGAACAGGGCCTGCGCGAGCGCGGCATCCGAGCCAAGGTCAACATCCTCAAGGCCGATGGCGGCACCATGCCCCTTTCGCGGGCCAAAAGCCTGCCCGTGGAGTCCATCCTCTCGGGCCCGGCGGCCAGCGTCATGGGCATCGTCTCCATGTGCGACATCGCCCTGGACTCGCTCATCCTCGACATCGGCGGCACGACCACGGACATCGCCCTGTTCATCGGCGGCGCGCCGCTCATGGAGAAGGAAGGCATCACCATCGGTTCGTATCCAACGCTCGTGCGCGGCCTGTTGACCACGAGCATCGGCGTGGGCGGCGACTCGGCCATTTCCATGCTCGGCGAACAGGTCTTCGTGGGGCCTCGCCGCAAAGGACCCTGTCTGTGCGCGGGCGGCGCGCATCCCGGGCTCATGGACGCCTTCAACCACCTGGGCGAGGCCACGCTCGGCGACGTCGCCGCCTCGCGCGCCGGCATCGAGCGCCTCGCGGCCGCGCATTCCGTGCAACCGGACTGGCTGGCGGCAAAGGCTGTGGAGGCGGCGGTCAAGGCCATCCACGAGGCCTGCCGCGACCTGGTGCGGCGCATCAACGAGCGGCCCGTGTACACCCTGCACGAGCTCATCGACGGCCGCCGCGTTGTGCCCAAGAAGGTCTATCTCATGGGCGGCCCGGCCCAGGTCATGAAGCTGCGCCTCTTCAAGGCCTTCGGACTGTCCGTGAGCGTGCCCAAGAATTTCGACGTGGCCAACGCCGTGGGCGCAGCCCTGACGCGCACCACCACATCGGTCGAGCTTTTCGCCGACACCGAGAAGCGACGCATGTACGTGCCTTCCCTGGACGTCTCGCGCGTGATCGAGGCGGGCTACTCCCTGGCCGACGCCGAGCGCGACGCGCGGCGCGCCCTGCTCGGCTCGCTGCGCCAGGAGGGCATCCCCGTGCGCGAGGAGAACCTGGAGACGACCCAGGCCGAGAGCTTCAACATGGTCGTGGACGGCTACCCGGCCGGACGCAACATCCGCGTGGCCTGCCAGATCAGGCCCGGCATCCTGCACCGCTACAAGGCGCTCCTGGGACGCTTATGCTGA